In Pseudomonas sp. FP1742, the DNA window CCATCGGCCCGAACACAGTTGGTTTCGAAACTTAAAGGCCCTTCCTCGCTGGCCCGGGCGCGCTTCCACAAGTTCAGCCAGCGGTCCATGTGCAAGTCAGGTTCAAAATCGATCAATGGCCGATCAATGATCCCGCCCGGCGGGTAGCCGAGCATGGTTTCGGCCGCGCGGTTGGCGTAGCGCACATGGCTGTCCCAGTTGACCCAAAGGATGCCGACGGTGCTTTGATCAATGGAAAACTGCGTGAGGCGCAAGGCCTCTTCGCTGGCCTCGCGCAGGGCAATGTCTTCGCGCGCCGCCAGCAATCGTTGCTCCAGGCTGTGTTGCTGACGACGCTGCCAGAAGACAATGGCCATGCTGCTCAGCAGCAATACCAGCAACAGCAGACAGAGGTTTTTCCAGAAGCCCGGTGAATCGGACAGCCGTGGATACTTGGGTTGCAGCCATTGATTGTGCAGTTGCTCCAGGTCCTTGGCCGGAATCGCCCGCAAGGCGTTTTCGACGATGCCGGCCAACTCCGGCCAATCCCGACGCGTGGCCACTCGCAACAGTTGCGGGAAACCAATGTCACCCACCACGGCCAACCCGGAGAATTCAGGTTCGACAGACAGACGCCCGAACTGTGCTTCATCGACCACGGCGTAGCCGGCTTGCTGGCTCAACAACAGTTGCAACGCCTGGCGTTCCAGAGGCACGCCTTGCAGGTTCAGATGGGGATAGGTGCTACGCAAAAAATCGGCGGTGACGCTAGGCATGCGCACGGCGACGCGGGTGTGGCTGTCGAGCTTTTCCAGCTCCACCGCACCGGTGCTCTTCTGGTCGCTGACCACCAGTTGCGGCACCCGCATATACGGATCGGAAAATTGCCAGAGCCGCAACCCTGCGGGCGTTTGCGTCAGCCCCGGTGCGATATCGATGTCACCTTCACGCGCGGCGGCTTCCAGTTGCGCAAGATCAGGGTAATTACGCCAGCTCAGCTCGACCTTTAGCGCCTTGGCCAGCCATTTCATCAACTCGACGTTAACCCCGGACAGGCGCTGCAAGCGGCGATCGTATTGGGCGTAGGGCGCTTGTAACACCAGCCCGACCCGCAATTCGTCATGCTGGGCCAGCCATTGCTGTTGCGCCGAAGACAACGACACGACGTGCGCCGGTGGCGCGGGCGCCGCCCAGCCCATCAAGGGAAACCACAAACAGCCGATAACCCACAGGCAGCGAAAACGCATCATCGAAGTCTCACACACTGACAAATACTGACCAACCCATTAGGCTGCCGGAATAACTTCTGGCCTGGAATATCCGATGCCCCCTGTCTACCGCCTGGCACTGCCAGCATTGTGCCTGTCGCTGATCCTGCCGTGCGCCTTTTCCGTCGAGGCGGCCGACCCGACACCTGCCGCAGCGGAAAAACCCGCCGAAGAAAAACCGGCCGAACGCCAG includes these proteins:
- a CDS encoding transporter substrate-binding domain-containing protein, with amino-acid sequence MMRFRCLWVIGCLWFPLMGWAAPAPPAHVVSLSSAQQQWLAQHDELRVGLVLQAPYAQYDRRLQRLSGVNVELMKWLAKALKVELSWRNYPDLAQLEAAAREGDIDIAPGLTQTPAGLRLWQFSDPYMRVPQLVVSDQKSTGAVELEKLDSHTRVAVRMPSVTADFLRSTYPHLNLQGVPLERQALQLLLSQQAGYAVVDEAQFGRLSVEPEFSGLAVVGDIGFPQLLRVATRRDWPELAGIVENALRAIPAKDLEQLHNQWLQPKYPRLSDSPGFWKNLCLLLLVLLLSSMAIVFWQRRQQHSLEQRLLAAREDIALREASEEALRLTQFSIDQSTVGILWVNWDSHVRYANRAAETMLGYPPGGIIDRPLIDFEPDLHMDRWLNLWKRARASEEGPLSFETNCVRADGSILPADVSLSFLRFREGEYLVVYLNDVTERRRALAALQESEARLQGIAANVPGLVFRLERAPVTGQIDFAYISEGSESLVGYSPATLAHRDKGLRSLVHPDDKASYHQTQDHALDTDSDWSWQGRILTRQGEQRWAEIKAITRRLEDGTYVWDGIVWDITESKRVELELASSREQLRELSAHLESVREEEKARIAREVHDELGQMLTVLKLETSMCELAYAQLDPGLHERLNSMKRLIAQLFQLVRDVATALRPPILDAGIASAIEWQARRFEARTQIPCLVQVPDNLPVLSDAKAIGLFRILQEALTNVMRHAQAHTVELTLALEGDELCLTVSDDGVGFVAGPGRPTSFGVVGMRERVLIMGGQLSLESEPGEGTTLTVRVPLDEA